The DNA sequence CAGCATCGACGTCCATGGTTTGTTGATATTGCTGGCCGCTGTGTCGTGGAGCGTTTACTTCGCCCTGCAAAAACACCACGCCCGGCGCTACGACGGGCTCACGCTGGTTTGCTACACGGTGTGGTCCGGCACGCTGTTGCTGTTGATCTACTTGCCGGGGCTGGCCGACAGCGTGGCCAGTGCGCCGCTGCGGGTGCAATGGGCGGTGCTCGGTCTTGGCGTGTTTCCCAGCGCCCTCGCCTATCTGGCGTGGGCATTCGTGCTCAAGCATGTGGACCTGAGCCGGGCGACGATGACGCTGTACCTGACCCCGCCGACCGCGATGGGGATTGCTTCGGTGAGCCTGGGCGAGCGAGCGACGCTGTTGGTGCTGGCGGGTTCGACGGTGGTGTTGATCAGTGTGCTGGCATTGAATCTGGAACGGCCGGTGGTGATCCGGGCAACTCAAACCTGATCCTGAATTATTTCGAAGCAGACGCCGCCTTCGTCGGATCGCCGCCCGGAGCAAGCCCGCTCCCACAGGGATTGGTGTCGGACGCGGGATCTGGGGCTGACACAAAACTATGGGAACTGGCTTGCCAGCGATAGCGATACGGGCGGGGATCCGACGATGAGGCCGGCCTGCCAACAGCTTTCATTCAAATCAACCCTGAGCCGAAAACCGGTCGCGACTGTTGGTCAGGTGCAGCCACATCGCCGCACGCGCCGCGTCCGGATCCTGACGCTTGATCGCGTTGAGAATCGCCTCATGCTCAAGATTCGCCAGTTGCCCGAGCTTGCTCAAATCCACCGCCCCGCGCTCGGCGGCGTTGACACGGGTACGCGGAATCATCGCGCTGCCAAGGTGCTGCATGATCTCGGTGAAGCAGACATTGCCGGTGGCTTCGGCAATCAGCAGGTGGAAGCGCCGGTCGGCTTCGACGCAACTGTCGTTGTTGGCCAATAGACGCTGATAGTCGTCCAGCGCCTGACGCATCTGCACCAGTTGCTGTTCGGTGCGGCGCTGCGCGGCCAGTGCCGCCGCCTGCGTCTCCAGGCCCATGCGCAATTCGAGAATACTGCGCACGCCCAACGCGGTGTCGACATTCAGCCGCAGGCCCTGCTCCGGTGCGCGTTCGATCACGAACGTGCCGATACCGTGCCGCGTCTCCACCAATCCCGACGCCTGCAATTTGGAAATCGCCTCACGCACCACGGTACGACTGACGCCGTGCTCCTGAACGATCGAGTTTTCCGAGGGCAACTTGTCACCGGGCAACATCTGGCCGAGCAGGATGCTCTGGGTGAGTTTTTCCACCAGATCATGGGCCAGGTTGTGTGCGCGTTTAGGGGCGGGGGCGTCGAGATCTTGTTGCATGGTCGGTTCCTTTGATCGGGGCAAACCGATCGTAGCACTGCGGGCAATGACTTGTATGAGCTCCTATGATTTCGGCCCCCAACTTGTATGACAACTCTCGATATTAGCTAGAAAACCTTCCACTTCGCCGAGCAATCTCCCCACGATCACCGGAACAGGATGCTCTGCCACGCCTGATACACCCCCTACAAGATCCAATAAAAACGGCACATGAAACCTAAAAAAGCATAAGAACTGCTCCCCGTAGACAAATTTGATTGAGCCCTGCCGCTTGTAGGACAAAAAAACCTAGTTGTATGATGTCTATCAACAACGCAACACCAGACACACCCCGCATAAAAATAACGAGTGGGAGAAAACCAAGTGAAATCATCCATTGCCGGGATGAACGAGGGCGCCGATTCCGTGCTGTCCTCGGCCATTGCCAAAGTCAAACGCCACGTCCTGCCGCTTTTCGTGATCATGTTCATCGTCAATTACATTGACCGGGTGAACATCGGCTTCGTCCGCACCCACATGGAACATGACCTCGGCATCGGTGCCGCGGCCTACGGTTTCGGTGCCGGGCTGTTCTTCATCGGTTACGCGCTGTTCGAGGTCCCTTCCAACATGCTGCTGCAAAAGGTCGGCGCGCGAATCTGGCTGACCCGCATCATGCTCACCTGGGGCCTGGTGGCCGCCGGCATGGCGTTCATCCAGAACGAAACCCACTTCTACATCCTGCGTTTTCTGCTCGGCGTGGCCGAGGCCGGGTTCTTTCCCGGGGTGATCTACTACTTCACCCGCTGGTTGCCGGGGGCCGAGCGCGGCAAGGCGATTGCGATCTTCCTCAGCGGTTCGGCCGTGGCCTCGCTGATTTCCGGTCCGTTGTCCGGCCTGTTGCTGCAGATCGAAGGTCTGGGTCTGCACGGCTGGCAGTGGATGTATTTCATCGAGGGGATGTTCTCGGTTGGCCTGTGCGTATTCGTCTGGTTCTGGCTCGACGCCAAACCCCACGACGCCAAGTGGCTGACCCGCGCCGAGCAGGATGCGCTGGTCAAAGCCATCGACGATGAACAACAGGCCCGTGAAGCCGCGACCCCGATCCGGCCGTCGCTGGGCAAACTGCTCAAGGATCGCCAGATCATCCTGTTCTGCCTGATCTACTTCTTCATTCAATTGACCATCTACGCCGCGACGTTCTGGCTGCCGAGCATCATCAAGAAAATGGGCGAGATGAGCGACTTCCAGGTCGGCCTGTTCAACTCGATTCCGTGGCTGCTGTCGATCATCGGCATGTACGCGTTCGCCTCGTTCTCGGCGAAGTGGAAACACCAGCAGGCGTGGGTCGCCACGGCGTTGTTGATCGCCGCCGCGGGGATGTTCATGTCCACCACCGGCGGGCCGATCTTCGCTTTCGTCGCGATCTGCTTTGCCGCACTGGGTTTCAAATCCGCGTCATCGCTGTTCTGGCCGATACCGCAGGCTTATCTCGATGCGCGGATCGCCGCCGCCGTGATCGCGCTGATCAACTCGGTGGGCAACCTCGGCGGATTCGTCGCCCCCACCACGTTCGGCCTGCTGGAACAACACACCGGCTCGATCCAGGGCGGCCTCTATGGTCTGGCCGCGACCTCGATCATCGCCGCAATCATCGTGTTCGCCGCCCGCATGACACCCAAATCCGCACCTGACGTCGCCGTGGCCGATGCCGCGCCGAAACACGCCTGAATCCGCTTGAAAGGACAACAAGACATGACCGCACACGACATCGCCAAAGCCCCGATCATCACCGAGATGCAAGTCATCCCGGTGGCCGGCCACGACGGCATGCTGCTCAACCTGAGCGGCGCCCACGGGCCGTTTTTCACCCGCAACATCGTCATCCTCAAGGACAACGCCGGCCACACTGGCGTCGGTGAAGTGCCCGGCGGCGAACGCATCCGCCAGACCCTTGAAGACGCGCGCAGCCTGGTGGTCGGCAGCCCGATCGGCACGTATCAGAAGATCCTCAACCAGGTGCGCCAGACCTTCGCCGACCGTGACGCCGGCGGCCGTGGGCTACAGACCTTCGACCTGCGCATCACCATTCACGCGGTCACTGGCCTCGAAGCCGCCCTGCTCGACCTGCTCGGCCAGCACCTCGACGTGCCGGTAGCCGCGTTGCTCGGCGAAGGCCAACAGCGCGATGAAGTGAAGATGCTCGGTTATCTGTTCTACGTGGGCGATCGCCAGGAAACCGACCTCGCCTACCGCAGCGAACCGGATGCCGACAATGACTGGTTCCGCGTGCGTCACGAAAAAGCCATGACCGCCGACGCCGTGGTGCGTCTGGCCGAGGCTGCCCACGCGCGCTATGGCTTCAAGGACTTCAAGCTCAAGGGCGGCGTCCTCAGCGGCGATGCCGAAATCGAAGCGGTGACCGCACTGGCCGAACGCTTCCCTGACGCGCGCATTACCCTCGATCCGAACGGCGCGTGGTCACTCAAAGAAGCGATCCGTTTGTGCCGCGACCAGCATCAGGTGCTGGCCTACGCCGAAGACCCGTGCGGTGCGGAAAACGGTTACTCGGGCCGCGAAGTGATGGCCGAATTCCGCCGCGCCACCGGCCTGAAAACCGCCACCAACATGATCGCCACCGACTGGCGCGAAATGGGTCACGCAATCCAGTTGCAGTCGGTGGACATCCCGTTGGCCGATCCGCATTTCTGGACCATGCAGGGCTCGGTGCGGGTGGCGCAGATGTGCCATGAATGGGGCCTGACCTGGGGCTCGCACTCCAACAACCACTTCGACATTTCCCTGGCGATGTTCACCCACGTCGCGGCCGCTGCACCGGGCGACATCACCGCCATCGACACCCACTGGATCTGGCAGGACGGCCAGCGCCTGACCAAGGCGCCGCTGCAAATCGTCGACGGCTGCGTGCAGGTGCCGAAGAAGCCGGGACTGGGGGTGGAGCTGGACATGGACCAGGTGGCCAAGGCCCATGAAATCTATAAAGGCATGGGCCTGGGCGCGCGGGATGACAGCGTGGCGATGCAGTTTCTGATTCCGGGCTGGACGTTCGATAACAAGAAGCCGTGCCTGGTGCGCTGACCCGTATTCAACGCAATTCCCTGTGGGAGCGAGCTTGCTCGCGATGGCAGAGTGTCAGTCGATTACTTTTCGAAATTGAGGCCGTCTTCGCGAGCAAGCTCGCTCCCACAAGGACTTTCACCAGCCTGAAATTTCCAGCAACCAGTGTTTGAACGCCGCCATCGCCGACGTCTCCGGCCGTGACTGCAACCGCGTCAGCCAATAGCTGCCGGTGGTGATTTCGATGGCAAAGGGTTGGCGGATCAGGTCCGCCGCCAGTTGCCGGGCAAACATCAACGGCGGCGCCAGTGCCACCCCGCCACCCTGCATTGCCGCTTCCATCATCGCCAGCGACGAGTCGAACACGATGCTCTGGGGCGGCGCGGCATGGGTCGCCAGACCGGCTGCGTGAAACCACTCCGGCCACTCATCGGTGCGGTAGGAACGCAGCAAACGCTGCTGCAAAAGATCCCCCGGCGTGTGCAACTGTCGGGCGATTTCAGGCACACAGAGCACCGACAATGGCGCCTCCAGCAAACGGGTCGCCTCGATACCGTGCCACGCGCCGGCGCCAAACCGGATCGCGTAATCCAGCCCTTCGGCGGCGACGTCCACCCGATTGTTGTTGGTCGACAGCCGCAAATCTATGAGCGGATGTTTCGCCTGAAAGTCCTCCAGCCTCGGCAACAACCAGCCCACCGCGAAGGTGCCCACCGCGCCGACCGTGAGCATTTCCCGATATTGCCCGCCTGCCAGACGCTCGAGCATCTGCGCGATATGATCGAACGACGTGGTCAGCACCGGCAGCAGGGTTTCGCCCTCGCCGGTCAGCATCAGCCCACGGGGCAGGCGTTTGAACAGGATCACGCCGAGTTGCGCCTCCAGGCTTTTGACCTGATGGCTGACTGCGGCCTGGGTCACGCACAACTCCACGGCGGCGCGGGTGAAACTCAGGTGGCGCGCAGAAGCTTCAAAAGCGCGTAATGCATTCAACGGCAATTGAGGTCGAATCATGCCAGGTCCCAAATTTTTCTAATGGCTCGTCCGAGTTTTCATCGTTTGTCGAATGACGCCGGACTGCCTAGATTTGCGGCGCTGATCAGCAACCCGATGAAAAAACGCTCGCAGTGTAGCGGGATAA is a window from the Pseudomonas gozinkensis genome containing:
- a CDS encoding DMT family transporter codes for the protein MPSTSALKILLAMAFVVGCWAYSPTGIHIGLQAYEPGHLALLRFLLASLLMAVIAGFKGIHLPRLQDLPLLFALGFFAVSLHHVVLNIGQQSVSAGASSVLAQSTPLFSTLLARFVFKDRVSVWRWGCVLLGFVGVVIVVSGNRGLGSIDVHGLLILLAAVSWSVYFALQKHHARRYDGLTLVCYTVWSGTLLLLIYLPGLADSVASAPLRVQWAVLGLGVFPSALAYLAWAFVLKHVDLSRATMTLYLTPPTAMGIASVSLGERATLLVLAGSTVVLISVLALNLERPVVIRATQT
- a CDS encoding FadR/GntR family transcriptional regulator; the protein is MQQDLDAPAPKRAHNLAHDLVEKLTQSILLGQMLPGDKLPSENSIVQEHGVSRTVVREAISKLQASGLVETRHGIGTFVIERAPEQGLRLNVDTALGVRSILELRMGLETQAAALAAQRRTEQQLVQMRQALDDYQRLLANNDSCVEADRRFHLLIAEATGNVCFTEIMQHLGSAMIPRTRVNAAERGAVDLSKLGQLANLEHEAILNAIKRQDPDAARAAMWLHLTNSRDRFSAQG
- a CDS encoding MFS transporter, whose translation is MKSSIAGMNEGADSVLSSAIAKVKRHVLPLFVIMFIVNYIDRVNIGFVRTHMEHDLGIGAAAYGFGAGLFFIGYALFEVPSNMLLQKVGARIWLTRIMLTWGLVAAGMAFIQNETHFYILRFLLGVAEAGFFPGVIYYFTRWLPGAERGKAIAIFLSGSAVASLISGPLSGLLLQIEGLGLHGWQWMYFIEGMFSVGLCVFVWFWLDAKPHDAKWLTRAEQDALVKAIDDEQQAREAATPIRPSLGKLLKDRQIILFCLIYFFIQLTIYAATFWLPSIIKKMGEMSDFQVGLFNSIPWLLSIIGMYAFASFSAKWKHQQAWVATALLIAAAGMFMSTTGGPIFAFVAICFAALGFKSASSLFWPIPQAYLDARIAAAVIALINSVGNLGGFVAPTTFGLLEQHTGSIQGGLYGLAATSIIAAIIVFAARMTPKSAPDVAVADAAPKHA
- the gudD gene encoding glucarate dehydratase, translating into MTAHDIAKAPIITEMQVIPVAGHDGMLLNLSGAHGPFFTRNIVILKDNAGHTGVGEVPGGERIRQTLEDARSLVVGSPIGTYQKILNQVRQTFADRDAGGRGLQTFDLRITIHAVTGLEAALLDLLGQHLDVPVAALLGEGQQRDEVKMLGYLFYVGDRQETDLAYRSEPDADNDWFRVRHEKAMTADAVVRLAEAAHARYGFKDFKLKGGVLSGDAEIEAVTALAERFPDARITLDPNGAWSLKEAIRLCRDQHQVLAYAEDPCGAENGYSGREVMAEFRRATGLKTATNMIATDWREMGHAIQLQSVDIPLADPHFWTMQGSVRVAQMCHEWGLTWGSHSNNHFDISLAMFTHVAAAAPGDITAIDTHWIWQDGQRLTKAPLQIVDGCVQVPKKPGLGVELDMDQVAKAHEIYKGMGLGARDDSVAMQFLIPGWTFDNKKPCLVR
- a CDS encoding LysR family transcriptional regulator codes for the protein MIRPQLPLNALRAFEASARHLSFTRAAVELCVTQAAVSHQVKSLEAQLGVILFKRLPRGLMLTGEGETLLPVLTTSFDHIAQMLERLAGGQYREMLTVGAVGTFAVGWLLPRLEDFQAKHPLIDLRLSTNNNRVDVAAEGLDYAIRFGAGAWHGIEATRLLEAPLSVLCVPEIARQLHTPGDLLQQRLLRSYRTDEWPEWFHAAGLATHAAPPQSIVFDSSLAMMEAAMQGGGVALAPPLMFARQLAADLIRQPFAIEITTGSYWLTRLQSRPETSAMAAFKHWLLEISGW